Below is a window of Bacillota bacterium DNA.
CCTCGTGCACCCCGAGGATCGTGCACGCCTCTTTCAGGCTGACCCACTCCACCGGCCTCACCCCAGATCGGCCACGGCCTCGGCCAGGCTCTTGCGGATGCCGGTCACGAACGGCGTCTCGGAGTGGACGTAGCGGCGGGCTCCCGCCGCGCGCAGGGCCCGGATGAGTTCGACGAGCCGTGCCAGGTTGTCCGTCTCGAAGGCCAGCACCCACTCGTGGTCCCCGAGCCCGAAGCCGGCCGTCGTGTTGGCGTAGACGTCCGGGAAGGGCGCCGCCAGGTCGCCGTGCTCCTTGAGCAGGGCCGCCCGTTCCTTGGGCTCGAGCAGGTACCACTCGGGGGTGCGGGAGAACGGGTAGACGCACAGGTAGCGCAGGGGCGCCTTGCCCTGAACGAAC
It encodes the following:
- the hemQ gene encoding hydrogen peroxide-dependent heme synthase, giving the protein FQTGAAPVQVRGIYSTAGFRPDADLMMWWVAPSADELQRHFAAFRRTALGSRLELAHAFLGLHRPAEFNPEHVPAFVQGKAPLRYLCVYPFSRTPEWYLLEPKERAALLKEHGDLAAPFPDVYANTTAGFGLGDHEWVLAFETDNLARLVELIRALRAAGARRYVHSETPFVTGIRKSLAEAVADLG